A portion of the Celeribacter baekdonensis genome contains these proteins:
- a CDS encoding ABC transporter ATP-binding protein, with the protein MIELKTVSKVYGTGPGAYQALQNTDLTIGEGEFFTLLGPSGCGKTTLLRLIAGFEAPSGGEIILDGMDISHLPPNKRPINTVFQNYALFPHMTVAENIAFGLETLHKPRKEITETVDRMLELVQMDHLRHRKISALSGGQQQRVALARALAPHPRILLLDEPLSALDLKLRKEMQIELKRLQVETGITFVFVTHDQEEALTMSDRIAVMKAGHIHQIAAPRTLYEAPEDRFVADFIGESNYLDAKIVTQTGDNAELLIAGRHRMQQTISSHETGDLSVLIRPEKICLGSPIEGSDCMCFDGTVENIVYIGTDTQVHVKLDDGFPMVARLQNANPLLTTLAQGDRTQLSVPRQAVRLVHG; encoded by the coding sequence ATGATTGAACTCAAGACGGTTTCCAAAGTCTACGGAACGGGACCGGGGGCTTATCAGGCCCTACAGAATACAGATCTCACGATTGGCGAGGGGGAGTTCTTTACGCTTCTAGGTCCATCGGGCTGTGGTAAAACAACCTTGTTGCGTTTGATCGCGGGGTTTGAAGCACCCAGCGGTGGTGAGATCATTTTGGACGGAATGGACATCAGTCATCTTCCGCCGAACAAGCGTCCGATCAACACTGTCTTTCAAAACTATGCTCTCTTCCCGCACATGACCGTGGCGGAAAACATCGCCTTTGGCCTTGAGACTCTCCATAAGCCGCGCAAAGAAATCACCGAGACGGTCGATCGGATGTTGGAGTTGGTGCAGATGGATCATCTGCGTCATCGCAAAATTTCGGCCCTCTCTGGCGGGCAACAGCAACGTGTGGCCCTGGCCCGCGCTTTGGCGCCGCACCCGCGTATTTTATTGCTCGACGAACCGCTGTCAGCCTTGGATCTCAAGCTGCGCAAAGAGATGCAGATCGAATTGAAACGGTTGCAGGTCGAGACGGGGATCACCTTTGTTTTTGTGACCCATGACCAAGAAGAAGCCCTGACAATGTCGGATCGGATCGCGGTGATGAAAGCCGGGCATATCCATCAAATCGCGGCTCCGCGCACTTTGTATGAAGCCCCCGAAGATCGCTTTGTTGCCGATTTTATCGGGGAAAGCAACTATTTGGACGCCAAAATCGTCACCCAAACGGGCGACAATGCGGAGTTGCTGATTGCAGGTAGGCACCGCATGCAACAGACGATTTCCAGCCATGAGACCGGTGATCTGTCAGTCTTGATCCGGCCCGAAAAAATCTGTCTTGGGAGTCCGATTGAGGGCAGCGATTGCATGTGTTTTGACGGCACGGTCGAGAATATTGTCTACATCGGCACGGACACGCAGGTGCATGTGAAACTTGATGATGGTTTCCCGATGGTGGCGCGGTTGCAAAACGCCAACCCGTTGTTGACCACGCTTGCGCAGGGGGATCGCACGCAACTGAGTGTGCCGCGTCAAGCCGTGAGGCTCGTACACGGATGA
- a CDS encoding ABC transporter ATP-binding protein, protein MNASGDFILQTQKLTKGFLGFIAVDSVDLNVERHTIHALIGPNGAGKTTVFNLLTKFLTPSSGTILLDGEDITSARPTQIARKGVIRSFQISAVFPHLTVRENVRVALQRQLGTSFHFWRSESSLSVLNERADELLDLVGLLRFANDEVADMSYGRKRALEIATTLAMEPKLMLLDEPTQGMGREDVDRITELIRRVAKGRTILMVEHNLGVVSTLCDRITVLQRGAILTEGAYAEVSSDPRVKEAYMGKSVA, encoded by the coding sequence ATGAACGCGTCGGGAGATTTCATTCTGCAAACGCAGAAGCTGACCAAAGGCTTTCTTGGCTTTATTGCCGTGGACTCGGTGGACCTGAATGTCGAACGCCATACGATCCATGCGCTGATCGGACCAAATGGTGCTGGGAAAACCACTGTTTTCAATCTGTTGACTAAATTTTTAACGCCCAGCAGTGGCACAATCTTGCTGGATGGCGAGGACATCACTTCGGCGCGGCCAACTCAGATTGCACGCAAAGGCGTGATCCGGTCGTTTCAGATTTCGGCGGTGTTTCCGCATTTGACTGTGCGTGAAAACGTGCGCGTCGCGCTTCAGCGTCAGCTTGGCACGTCCTTTCATTTTTGGCGTTCGGAAAGCTCTTTGAGCGTCCTCAATGAGCGCGCCGATGAGCTGTTGGATTTGGTCGGTCTGTTGCGGTTTGCCAATGATGAGGTGGCCGACATGTCCTATGGCCGCAAACGCGCGCTTGAGATTGCCACGACCTTGGCGATGGAACCGAAACTGATGCTGTTGGACGAACCGACCCAAGGCATGGGCCGCGAAGATGTGGACCGGATCACCGAGCTGATCCGCCGCGTCGCCAAAGGCCGCACGATTTTGATGGTGGAGCACAATCTCGGGGTTGTTTCGACCCTGTGTGACCGCATCACGGTGCTTCAGCGCGGCGCGATTTTGACCGAAGGCGCTTACGCCGAAGTCTCGTCCGACCCTCGGGTCAAAGAAGCCTATATGGGGAAATCGGTAGCATGA
- a CDS encoding acyl-CoA synthetase gives MVKSHNIYDHGLDVTAANFTQLSPLSFIERTAAIYPKKTAVIYNDLRRDWEETYRRCRKLASALAKRGIEKGDTVSIIAANIPEMFEAHFGVPMSGAVLNAINTRLDAEAIAFILNHAEAKVVIVDPEFSEVMERALHMAGGDRLVIDIEDPSFEGGQKVGALTYEALLAEGDEDDDWSLPANEWDAISLNYTSGTTGNPKGVVYHHRGAYLNALSNINTWDVPRHFTYLWTLPMFHCNGWCFPWSVAAHAGTSVCLRAVRDSTVYELIKSQKVTHFCGAAIVLGLLGNAPDEMKEGIEHEVKVLTGGAPPPAIVIEKMENAGFDVTHGYGLTETYGASVFCSWHSEWDDLPLSERARIKARQGVKNMALDDLMVAEPDTMAPVPSDGETVGEVFVRGNNVMKGYLKNITATDAAFRGGWFASGDLAVRHPDGYIEIKDRSKDIIISGGENISSIEVEDVLYKHPAVMLAAVVAKPDEKWGETPCAFIELRAGATTTEAEIIEFCRANMARFKAVKTVVFTTLPKTSTGKIQKFVLRDQARAMAQAEVESTSE, from the coding sequence ATGGTGAAATCTCATAATATCTATGACCATGGCTTGGATGTGACCGCAGCGAACTTTACGCAGCTGTCACCGCTCAGTTTTATTGAGCGCACGGCTGCTATTTATCCTAAAAAGACTGCTGTCATTTATAATGACTTGCGGCGTGACTGGGAAGAGACCTATCGGCGGTGCCGCAAGCTTGCGTCCGCATTGGCCAAACGTGGCATCGAAAAGGGTGACACGGTGTCTATTATCGCGGCCAATATCCCTGAGATGTTCGAAGCTCATTTTGGTGTGCCGATGTCGGGGGCAGTGTTGAATGCGATCAACACCCGCCTTGATGCCGAAGCCATTGCTTTCATCTTGAACCATGCCGAAGCCAAGGTTGTGATCGTCGACCCCGAGTTTTCAGAGGTCATGGAGCGCGCGCTCCACATGGCCGGTGGGGATCGTTTGGTGATCGACATCGAAGATCCAAGTTTTGAGGGCGGACAAAAAGTCGGTGCCTTGACCTATGAGGCGTTGCTCGCCGAGGGGGACGAAGACGATGACTGGTCTTTGCCCGCCAACGAATGGGACGCCATCAGCCTAAATTATACCTCCGGCACAACGGGCAACCCCAAAGGGGTGGTTTACCATCACCGCGGTGCCTATCTGAACGCTCTCTCCAACATCAACACATGGGATGTGCCGCGCCATTTCACCTATCTTTGGACCTTGCCGATGTTCCATTGCAACGGCTGGTGTTTTCCATGGTCGGTCGCGGCGCATGCGGGAACGTCGGTCTGTTTGCGCGCGGTGCGCGACAGCACAGTCTATGAGCTGATCAAATCGCAAAAAGTGACACATTTCTGTGGCGCGGCGATTGTGTTGGGACTTTTGGGCAACGCCCCTGACGAGATGAAAGAGGGCATTGAGCATGAGGTCAAAGTGTTGACCGGCGGTGCTCCACCCCCTGCAATCGTGATCGAAAAAATGGAAAACGCCGGGTTTGACGTGACCCACGGCTATGGGTTGACCGAAACCTACGGCGCCTCTGTGTTCTGTTCGTGGCATTCTGAATGGGATGACCTCCCCCTGTCCGAGCGGGCGCGGATCAAAGCGCGGCAAGGCGTTAAAAACATGGCGCTTGACGATTTGATGGTCGCGGAGCCTGACACGATGGCGCCCGTTCCAAGCGATGGTGAAACCGTCGGCGAAGTGTTTGTGCGCGGCAACAACGTGATGAAGGGGTATTTGAAAAACATCACGGCCACCGATGCGGCGTTCCGTGGCGGATGGTTTGCCTCCGGCGATCTCGCCGTGCGCCATCCCGATGGCTACATCGAAATCAAGGATCGCTCGAAGGACATCATCATCTCTGGCGGCGAAAACATCTCGTCGATCGAGGTCGAAGATGTGTTGTACAAACATCCCGCCGTCATGTTGGCGGCCGTGGTGGCCAAGCCGGATGAGAAATGGGGCGAAACGCCTTGTGCCTTTATCGAATTAAGGGCGGGCGCGACCACAACCGAAGCCGAGATCATCGAGTTTTGTCGTGCGAATATGGCGCGGTTCAAGGCGGTCAAAACGGTGGTCTTCACCACGTTGCCTAAAACATCGACCGGCAAAATCCAAAAATTCGTCCTGCGGGATCAAGCCCGCGCAATGGCTCAGGCAGAGGTCGAAAGCACCTCTGAATAA
- a CDS encoding response regulator transcription factor → MSKTVYLLEDDPGVAAVIERVLVNNGFTVQWFQSRVTVLAALRQAKPDVFLVDLGLPDADGLNLIREEIGQSGTPIIIVSGRGDIMDRIVGLELGADDYIVKPFEPRELVARVRAVLRRSQSHSPATEGIQDIAKFAGWTAYFASSLLVSDTGDEIHLSTAENTLLRIFVQATGRILSREALLNLTAGDRLENFDRSVDVRVSRLRRKLKHCDNQQEIIRTIYGAGYVFVAHVEWCSTNTLDHTRPE, encoded by the coding sequence ATGAGCAAAACCGTCTATCTGCTTGAAGATGACCCCGGCGTCGCCGCTGTCATCGAACGTGTTTTGGTCAACAACGGATTCACCGTCCAGTGGTTTCAATCTCGCGTCACAGTGCTTGCGGCGCTAAGGCAGGCTAAACCTGACGTTTTTCTCGTGGATTTGGGTCTGCCGGATGCGGATGGGTTGAACTTAATCCGCGAAGAGATTGGCCAAAGCGGCACGCCGATCATTATTGTCAGCGGCAGAGGTGATATCATGGACCGGATTGTGGGTCTCGAACTGGGCGCTGATGACTATATCGTCAAACCCTTCGAACCACGCGAGCTTGTCGCCCGAGTGCGTGCCGTTCTGCGGCGCAGTCAGAGCCACTCACCCGCCACCGAAGGCATACAGGACATCGCCAAATTCGCCGGATGGACCGCCTATTTTGCCTCCTCCCTTTTGGTCTCCGATACGGGCGATGAAATCCATTTGAGCACAGCCGAAAACACGCTTTTGCGTATTTTTGTACAGGCCACGGGTCGCATTTTAAGTCGTGAAGCCCTTTTGAATCTTACGGCAGGCGACCGTCTTGAGAACTTTGATCGCAGTGTTGACGTCCGGGTGTCCCGGCTGCGTCGCAAATTGAAACATTGCGACAATCAGCAAGAGATCATCAGAACGATCTATGGGGCTGGATACGTGTTCGTCGCGCACGTGGAATGGTGCTCAACGAACACATTGGATCATACGCGCCCGGAGTAA
- a CDS encoding extracellular solute-binding protein, translated as MLLKTSVIALTLTAQSALAEGELNIFTWGNYTSPELIEKFESTYDVKVTLTEYDSNDAALAKVKAGGHGFDIVVPTHSFVPVFISEGLLLETRPDQMENFSNVDPRWVDVDWDPGRHYTVPYQWGTTGVLVHTGTYDGDINTSAVFLDPPEELKGQINVVPEMQDVMNLAIFYYGGEMCTDDLTLLKKVRDGMLEAKKDWIGIDYPAFEKFINEDILGSVFWNGASMRIRADNPNFAYGYPKEGYPVWQDTIAVLKDARNPENAKLFQNFVMDPENAALISNFGRYANGTIGSEPFMDPDLIGAPELVIPEGLEDAGYFTELCAPETQELYTRIWTEIQK; from the coding sequence ATGCTTCTTAAGACCAGTGTGATCGCTCTCACTCTGACCGCTCAATCCGCTCTTGCCGAGGGCGAGCTCAACATTTTCACATGGGGCAACTACACCTCACCTGAATTGATCGAAAAGTTTGAGTCCACCTATGATGTCAAGGTGACCCTGACCGAATACGACAGCAATGATGCGGCGCTTGCGAAAGTCAAAGCCGGCGGTCACGGGTTTGACATTGTTGTGCCGACCCACAGCTTTGTTCCTGTTTTCATCAGCGAGGGCCTGTTGTTGGAAACGCGCCCGGATCAGATGGAAAATTTTTCCAACGTGGACCCGCGCTGGGTGGATGTCGATTGGGATCCGGGCCGCCATTACACTGTGCCGTATCAATGGGGCACGACGGGTGTGTTGGTTCACACCGGTACGTATGACGGCGACATCAACACGTCCGCGGTCTTCCTTGATCCGCCAGAAGAGTTGAAAGGCCAGATCAACGTTGTGCCGGAAATGCAGGATGTGATGAACCTTGCCATCTTTTACTATGGCGGCGAGATGTGCACTGACGATCTGACGCTTTTGAAAAAAGTGCGTGACGGGATGTTGGAAGCCAAAAAGGACTGGATTGGGATCGACTATCCAGCCTTTGAGAAGTTCATCAACGAAGATATTTTGGGGTCCGTGTTCTGGAACGGGGCGTCGATGCGCATCCGGGCGGACAATCCCAACTTCGCCTATGGCTACCCGAAAGAGGGCTATCCGGTCTGGCAAGACACCATTGCCGTGCTCAAAGATGCGCGCAATCCGGAGAATGCCAAGCTGTTCCAAAACTTCGTCATGGACCCGGAAAATGCGGCTTTGATTTCGAACTTTGGCCGCTATGCCAATGGGACGATCGGGTCCGAACCGTTTATGGACCCGGATTTGATCGGTGCGCCTGAATTGGTGATCCCTGAAGGGCTTGAGGATGCGGGGTATTTCACCGAACTTTGCGCGCCGGAAACGCAGGAACTGTATACCCGGATCTGGACCGAAATTCAGAAATAA
- a CDS encoding ABC transporter permease: protein MSKAPTRFNVRYMPGITPIALAGFLFLYLPLSVLIFYSFSAGDVLGRWEGFSWRWYSGALHDEAIIDAALRSLLIASVAASIATIVATMAGLATTRSTTFKARKGIYLIISQPLMVPEIVLAVALLILFALIRGATGWSGLGYIIAAHTTFCIPFAYMPIRARLEGMDSNLEAAAADLYAGALLTFRRVTLPLLLPGIVSGFMLAFVISLDDVVISQFVKSAGQETLPTFMLGQLRRGTSPEVYAVSAMMLALSVVIVTSIFLLSKKQD, encoded by the coding sequence ATGAGTAAGGCTCCCACGCGTTTCAATGTGCGTTACATGCCGGGCATCACCCCGATTGCACTGGCGGGGTTCCTCTTTCTCTACCTGCCTTTGTCGGTGTTGATCTTTTACTCCTTTAGTGCGGGCGATGTGCTTGGTCGGTGGGAAGGGTTTTCGTGGCGTTGGTATTCTGGCGCGTTACATGATGAGGCGATCATCGACGCCGCTTTGCGCTCCTTGCTGATCGCTTCGGTGGCGGCCAGCATTGCAACCATTGTGGCGACGATGGCGGGTCTTGCCACGACACGCTCGACCACGTTCAAAGCGCGCAAAGGGATTTATCTGATCATCAGCCAACCTTTGATGGTGCCAGAAATTGTCTTGGCGGTTGCGCTTTTGATCCTCTTTGCCCTGATCCGAGGGGCGACAGGGTGGAGCGGCCTCGGGTATATCATCGCGGCGCACACCACCTTTTGTATCCCCTTCGCCTATATGCCGATCCGGGCGCGGCTTGAGGGCATGGACAGCAATTTGGAAGCGGCCGCGGCGGATCTCTATGCTGGGGCTTTGCTGACCTTTCGCCGCGTGACCTTGCCGCTTTTGTTGCCCGGCATTGTCAGTGGCTTCATGCTCGCCTTTGTCATCTCTTTGGATGACGTGGTGATCTCTCAATTTGTGAAATCGGCAGGGCAGGAAACATTGCCCACCTTTATGCTCGGCCAATTGCGCCGTGGCACATCCCCGGAAGTCTATGCGGTCTCCGCGATGATGCTCGCTTTGAGTGTCGTCATCGTGACCAGCATCTTCCTACTCAGCAAAAAACAAGACTGA
- a CDS encoding PAS-domain containing protein — translation MTTTWPDQPPHDSLTQAALDHMSEGLGVFDAQLRLVSWNRKFQDFIGLGDVALQAGTPHETLFTHALTPKDTSLSRILARVRTTIEAASNGESHSINCELPDGRAIRFSAAPLLGGGVAAVYSNITEQNQRETDLARRVHERTAALQLSENRLNIIANEVSAGIAHVDKNMQFSYVNTRFARAYGLRPEDFIGKPCSAILAPETLGKSNHFFEQTRRGAAVDFAMTVRLPDGRDKEIRTFLRPEQPSRGEVIGFFLLSIDMTRQKAANAALLQSQKMDALGRLSSGISHDFNNLLTVILGNLTPLADRLDQPDLNEEFLAPAIAAARRGSDLTRRLLSLARKQPIDPQPVTTDDILDGLVKLLRPTIPETIEISAQSATDLPLVFVDLAQLEMALFNLAVNARDAIGASGTIELRQDVVFLSPTEAEPDRLASGHFLRLQVIDSGEGMTEDSRERIFEPFYTSKDDGAGYGLGLSMVYMFVKQSNGAIRVESKRGFGSTFTILIPAVDASDLPEADTGESPGTQLLSAQERPVTLLVDDDADVRRVLRRQLVDEGYPVIEAANAQDALDLLQHMSEIRLLISDIAMPGGMSGLDLACEVLKGPSRVGILLMTGQATPPDQSCLGVKLPILRKPFDPALLQQAIKQVLKISGEDT, via the coding sequence GTGACAACGACATGGCCCGACCAACCGCCACACGACAGCCTGACACAGGCAGCCCTTGATCATATGTCAGAGGGGTTGGGTGTCTTTGACGCTCAGTTGCGGCTGGTGTCGTGGAACAGAAAGTTTCAGGACTTCATAGGCTTGGGGGATGTCGCGCTTCAGGCGGGGACGCCGCACGAAACCTTGTTCACCCATGCTTTGACCCCGAAAGACACATCGCTGAGTAGGATTTTGGCCAGAGTGCGGACCACTATCGAAGCGGCGAGCAATGGCGAAAGCCACTCCATCAATTGTGAATTGCCCGATGGTCGCGCCATCCGTTTTAGCGCAGCCCCCCTGCTCGGCGGTGGCGTCGCAGCCGTCTATTCCAATATCACCGAGCAAAATCAGCGCGAAACCGATCTGGCCCGACGTGTCCATGAACGCACGGCCGCACTGCAACTGAGCGAGAACCGCCTGAACATCATCGCCAATGAAGTCTCCGCTGGGATCGCCCATGTCGATAAAAACATGCAGTTCTCCTATGTGAACACCCGGTTCGCGCGTGCGTATGGCCTACGGCCAGAGGATTTCATCGGCAAACCCTGTAGTGCCATTCTTGCGCCTGAGACCCTTGGCAAATCCAACCATTTCTTTGAACAAACCCGGCGCGGTGCGGCGGTGGATTTTGCCATGACCGTTCGCCTACCTGATGGCCGCGACAAGGAAATCAGGACGTTTTTGCGACCCGAGCAACCGTCGCGCGGCGAGGTGATCGGGTTCTTCCTGTTGTCGATCGACATGACCCGGCAAAAGGCCGCAAATGCCGCGCTATTGCAAAGCCAAAAGATGGATGCGCTGGGACGTCTCTCAAGCGGCATTTCGCATGATTTCAACAATTTGCTAACGGTCATTTTGGGCAATCTCACGCCCTTGGCGGATCGACTGGACCAACCCGATCTCAATGAGGAATTTTTGGCCCCGGCCATTGCCGCCGCCCGGCGCGGCTCGGATTTGACCCGGCGTCTGTTATCCTTGGCCCGCAAGCAACCGATTGATCCCCAGCCGGTTACGACAGACGACATCCTCGATGGGCTGGTCAAACTGTTGCGGCCCACCATTCCCGAAACCATCGAGATTTCGGCCCAAAGCGCAACAGATCTACCGCTTGTCTTTGTGGATCTGGCACAGCTTGAGATGGCGCTGTTCAATCTTGCGGTGAACGCCCGCGATGCGATCGGGGCCAGCGGAACGATTGAGCTGCGCCAGGACGTTGTGTTTCTCTCCCCGACCGAAGCCGAGCCGGACCGGCTTGCCAGTGGGCATTTCCTTCGACTTCAAGTCATCGACAGTGGCGAAGGCATGACAGAGGACAGCCGCGAGCGTATTTTCGAACCGTTTTATACGTCAAAAGATGATGGGGCTGGATACGGGCTTGGGCTGTCCATGGTCTATATGTTCGTCAAACAATCCAATGGTGCCATTCGTGTCGAAAGTAAGCGCGGTTTTGGCAGCACCTTCACCATCCTCATCCCTGCGGTTGACGCCTCCGACCTACCAGAAGCCGATACAGGCGAAAGTCCGGGCACCCAGCTTTTGTCCGCACAAGAAAGACCCGTGACGTTGCTGGTTGATGATGATGCCGATGTGCGGCGGGTTTTGCGCCGGCAACTTGTGGACGAAGGATATCCCGTGATCGAAGCGGCCAACGCCCAGGACGCGCTGGATTTGTTGCAACACATGTCTGAGATTCGCCTGTTGATCAGCGACATTGCCATGCCCGGCGGAATGTCCGGTCTTGATCTGGCCTGCGAGGTTCTCAAAGGCCCCAGCCGCGTTGGTATTTTGCTGATGACGGGACAGGCCACTCCACCCGATCAAAGTTGTCTTGGCGTTAAACTGCCCATTCTACGCAAACCTTTTGATCCGGCGCTCTTACAGCAGGCCATCAAACAAGTTTTAAAAATCAGCGGGGAGGACACATGA
- a CDS encoding ABC transporter permease: protein MSDIAAELSSPAKGARRRLSRAEAEHEKTDHRRRWLLSAPALIIVTLLSLVPLGVVLAFSLLEKDTYGGVVWHFSGAAWLEVIAQRDIFDGTLSLADAHLSIFWRSIKLSLITTTLTLMVGVPIAYFIATRPRRIRNLWLFLITIPFWTSLLIRTIAIMEIIRKDGIINATLMKIGIIHEPVQILFTDFAIGMGMTYVYLPLMVLPVYASVERLDFNLLEACYDLYATRWTAFRRVVLPMIKPGVIAGAILVFVPSLGDYVTPRILGGGGNLMIGNLIELQFGQGRNWPLGAALSLTLMLMIIGILFYYVAVTGKEETSHE from the coding sequence ATGAGCGATATTGCAGCCGAACTGTCCTCCCCCGCAAAAGGCGCAAGACGTCGTCTGTCGCGTGCTGAGGCAGAACACGAAAAGACGGATCACCGCCGCCGGTGGCTTTTGTCCGCCCCGGCTTTGATCATCGTCACGCTTTTATCGCTTGTGCCTTTGGGCGTGGTGTTGGCTTTTTCACTTCTTGAAAAAGACACCTACGGTGGTGTCGTGTGGCATTTTTCTGGCGCAGCATGGTTGGAAGTGATCGCACAGCGCGATATTTTCGATGGCACTCTGAGCCTTGCCGATGCGCATCTGTCGATTTTTTGGCGCTCAATCAAACTGTCGCTCATCACCACCACTCTCACGCTTATGGTTGGTGTGCCGATCGCCTATTTCATTGCAACCCGACCCCGGCGCATCCGTAACCTGTGGCTGTTTCTGATCACCATCCCGTTTTGGACCAGCCTGTTGATCCGCACCATCGCGATTATGGAGATCATTCGCAAAGATGGCATCATCAATGCGACCTTGATGAAAATCGGTATCATCCATGAACCGGTCCAGATCCTGTTCACGGATTTCGCCATTGGGATGGGCATGACCTATGTCTATTTGCCGCTGATGGTATTGCCGGTCTATGCCTCGGTTGAGCGGTTGGATTTCAACCTTTTGGAGGCGTGCTACGACCTCTACGCCACCCGTTGGACCGCGTTTCGTCGCGTCGTTTTGCCGATGATCAAACCCGGTGTAATTGCGGGCGCCATTCTGGTCTTTGTGCCCTCTCTTGGTGATTACGTGACCCCGCGCATTCTTGGCGGGGGCGGCAATCTGATGATCGGAAACTTGATTGAGCTGCAATTTGGCCAAGGCCGCAATTGGCCTTTGGGGGCTGCGTTGTCGCTGACCCTGATGCTCATGATTATCGGTATTCTGTTTTACTATGTTGCGGTGACAGGCAAGGAGGAGACATCCCATGAGTAA
- a CDS encoding ABC transporter substrate-binding protein, producing the protein MKFLKNFMVGVSALALSAGAAQADISDGVVKIGVLTDMSGTYSDVAGPGTVTAAEMAVEDFGGTVAGAPIELVSADHQNKADVAANKAREWGDTQQVDAFAELVTTSVAMAVFEVAKQQNKVALVSGAASSPLTNDACIPSGLHWTYNTRALAVGTGSAIVKEGGDSWYFLTADYAFGESLQRDVTAVVEAGGGKVLGASKHPFPASDFSSFVLQAQASGAKIIGLANAGGDTINAIKAANEFGIVSAGQKIAGLLVFLSDVHALGLETAQGLLMTTSFYWDLNDETRAWSQRFYERTGKMPTGVQAGVYSSVTHYLKAIEATGSDDTDTVVAKMREMPVNDFFAQNGVLRSDGRMVHDMYLAEVKSPEESTGPWDYLKIVRVIPGEEAYGPLSESTCPTK; encoded by the coding sequence ATGAAATTTCTGAAAAACTTTATGGTGGGCGTATCTGCGCTGGCTCTGAGTGCGGGTGCGGCGCAGGCCGACATCAGCGATGGTGTCGTGAAAATCGGCGTGTTGACCGATATGTCGGGCACCTATTCCGACGTGGCGGGTCCGGGCACCGTGACTGCCGCTGAGATGGCAGTTGAAGATTTCGGTGGCACAGTTGCGGGCGCGCCGATCGAATTGGTGTCCGCTGATCACCAAAACAAAGCCGACGTCGCCGCCAATAAAGCGCGTGAATGGGGCGACACCCAACAGGTGGACGCCTTTGCCGAACTGGTGACCACATCGGTTGCTATGGCCGTGTTCGAAGTGGCCAAACAACAGAACAAAGTTGCTTTGGTGTCTGGGGCGGCCTCGTCGCCGCTGACCAATGACGCCTGCATCCCAAGCGGCCTGCATTGGACCTATAACACCCGCGCTTTGGCGGTTGGCACAGGCTCCGCGATTGTCAAAGAAGGCGGCGATAGCTGGTATTTTCTGACCGCGGATTACGCCTTTGGCGAATCCTTGCAACGGGATGTGACCGCGGTGGTCGAAGCGGGCGGCGGCAAAGTTTTGGGCGCGTCCAAGCACCCGTTCCCGGCCTCCGATTTCTCGTCCTTTGTGCTTCAGGCACAGGCCTCTGGCGCCAAGATCATTGGCCTTGCCAATGCCGGTGGCGACACGATCAACGCGATCAAAGCCGCCAATGAATTCGGTATCGTCAGCGCAGGCCAAAAAATTGCCGGGCTTTTGGTGTTCCTCTCAGACGTCCACGCACTTGGGCTTGAGACGGCACAGGGTCTGTTGATGACCACCAGCTTTTATTGGGATTTGAACGACGAAACCCGCGCGTGGTCGCAGCGGTTTTATGAGCGCACGGGCAAGATGCCCACGGGCGTTCAGGCCGGGGTCTACTCGTCGGTCACGCATTACCTCAAAGCCATCGAAGCCACCGGCTCGGACGACACTGATACGGTTGTGGCCAAAATGCGCGAGATGCCCGTAAACGACTTTTTCGCCCAAAACGGTGTGCTGCGTTCCGATGGGCGGATGGTGCATGACATGTATCTCGCTGAGGTCAAATCCCCCGAAGAATCTACGGGTCCGTGGGACTATTTGAAGATCGTGCGCGTCATTCCGGGCGAAGAGGCTTATGGGCCGCTGTCCGAGAGCACCTGCCCGACAAAATAA